The following DNA comes from Longimicrobium sp..
AGCACCGCGGCGCGCACCTCGTCCGGGCTCAGCTCGGTGCGCAGAAGGAAGAAGAGCGCGCCGTCGAACCCCTCCTCCATCAGCGCCGCCTCGGGCGGATGCAGCGCAAAGGTCTCGCCCAGCTCGCGCGCCCTGCGCAGCGCCAGGAAGGCCCTCACCCCCGGCAGCATGGAGTCCGGCGCCACGCGCAGCCGCACGACCAGCGCCCCCTCCACGTGCTCCGGCGGCCCGCCCTCCGGCGCCGGCCCCTCCACGGGCGCGCGGCGGTCATCGCCCGCGGCGGCGCGCAGGCGTGCGAGGAGCGTGGCCATCTCCGGCTGCTCCCCGTCGCCCTCCTCCACGGCCAGCTCCACCGCCCTCTCCAGCGCGTCGGCGGCGGCGAAGAGGAGGTCCACCATCTCGGGCCCCGGCGAGACGCGCCCCTGGCGGACGCTGTCCATCAAGTTCTCCATCTCGTGGGCCAGGTCGGCGACGGCGCGGTACCCCATCGTCGCCGACATCCCCTTGATGGTGTGCACCGCCCTGAACATCCCCTCCACCGGCTCCCCGCCCTCCGGATTCTGCTCCAGGGCGAGAAGAAGGTGGTTGATCGCGGAGATGTGCTCGCGCGATTCGCTGAGGAAGAGCTCGCCGTACTGGGAAAGTTCCATGGGCGGAAAGTCCTGAGTCCTAAGTGCTAAGTGCTAAGTGGCTTGCAGTGCCCGGACGGCACCACGCTGTTCAGCGAGCACTTAGGACTTAGCACTTAGCACTTGCAGTCATCCCAGCACCCGCTGCACCGCCTCCAGCACCCGCGACGGCTGGAACGGCTTCACCACGAAGTCGCGCGCGCCGGCCTGGATGGCCTCGATGACGAGCGCCTGCTGCCCCATCGCGCTGCACATCAGGATCTTGGCCGCCGGATCTTCCTTTACGATCTCGCGGACGGCGTCGATCCCTCCCATGTCCGGCATCACGATGTCCATCGTCACCAGATCCGGCTTGAACTGGCGGTACTTCTCCACCGCCT
Coding sequences within:
- a CDS encoding response regulator, producing the protein MSQTVLICDDAIFMRTMIGDILTQAGFQIVGEAETGVQAVEKYRQFKPDLVTMDIVMPDMGGIDAVREIVKEDPAAKILMCSAMGQQALVIEAIQAGARDFVVKPFQPSRVLEAVQRVLG